Proteins from one Deinococcus grandis genomic window:
- a CDS encoding IS66 family transposase — protein MIDVPAPNTCTACGYVGELIFKRHDRAWISDLPAQTVQITAYHVPVMVCPQCGQTVRGAHPDLQPDQRGATGHRCGPRLAATIQALHHEVGLPQRRIPRVLGLTTGIRVSQGAITQAAQRLARDGRPLATHVESLERELRAAPYVHHDDTGWRVNATQAWVSTFRSAETVLFRANLQHTNVELRAVLGNAFGGVLVCDRFKVYDSHTLAVICQGFGGASVQDVSLLLEGRR, from the coding sequence GTGATCGACGTCCCGGCGCCCAACACCTGCACGGCCTGTGGCTACGTCGGCGAGTTGATCTTCAAGCGTCACGACCGCGCCTGGATCAGTGACCTGCCCGCTCAGACCGTGCAGATCACGGCCTACCACGTGCCGGTGATGGTCTGCCCGCAGTGCGGGCAGACTGTACGTGGCGCGCATCCCGACCTCCAACCGGACCAACGTGGGGCGACGGGACACCGATGTGGTCCCCGACTGGCGGCCACCATTCAGGCGCTGCACCACGAGGTTGGTCTCCCACAGCGCCGCATTCCACGGGTGCTGGGACTGACCACCGGCATCCGGGTGTCCCAGGGGGCCATCACCCAGGCCGCCCAGCGCCTGGCACGTGATGGACGTCCGCTGGCGACACATGTCGAGTCCCTGGAACGGGAGCTGCGCGCAGCTCCCTATGTCCACCACGACGACACGGGCTGGCGAGTGAACGCGACACAGGCCTGGGTGAGCACCTTCCGCTCGGCCGAGACGGTGCTGTTCCGAGCGAATCTCCAGCACACCAACGTCGAGTTGCGTGCAGTGCTCGGCAACGCCTTTGGTGGAGTCCTGGTGTGCGACCGCTTCAAGGTCTATGACAGTCACACCCTGGCAGTGATCTGTCAAGGGTTTGGTGGAGCCTCAGTTCAGGATGTAAGCCTGCTCCTCGAAGGCCGTCGGTGA